A genomic region of Bactrocera dorsalis isolate Fly_Bdor chromosome 3, ASM2337382v1, whole genome shotgun sequence contains the following coding sequences:
- the LOC105228040 gene encoding maltase A2-like, with product MTQTVFVAMSSGTLRIVQILLLCACGAFAASDVDWWESATLYQIYPRSFMDSDGDGVGDLNGITSRLPFLKEIGVTATWLSPIYESPMADMGYDIINFTKIEPLFGTMEDFDAMVAKAHELGLKIILDFVPNHSSDECEWFQKSIRREDGYDDFYIWDDGKIDPQTGERVPPSNWNSEFNGPAWTWNEQRQQYYFHWFLSKQPDFNLRSPMVHQHLIEIMKFWLERGVDAFRIDAVPHFFEKRFDNGTYPDEPPSGMTNDTNSNRYYDHIYTKDQPENPTILYEWREFLDEYQRQHGGDTRAMVAEAYASVNILSDYINNGTHVGTQLPMNFNFVFLRNTASARMVQLLADNWMNVMWTKHKVANWVVGNHDNSRPATRIGEQRADMMTIIAHAMPGTSVTYYGDEIGMTDYDAECTWASCDFRDPERTPMQWDSTTNAGFSKGNSTWLPVNSNYKTLNVQRQRGIARSTLNIYKAMTALKKTIAFKSFKEEGGFSYEALSEQVFQIIRTAPNIEEYRVLANFGGQMEYLDGLTNKTMEYVVLNSYSPHRYGDKVDLSKRIYLMPYEAVVLRWVA from the exons ATGACACAAACAGTTTTCGTTGCGATGTCTTCCGGTACACTACGTATagtacaaattttattgctCTGCGCATGCGGCGCTTTTGCAGCCAGTGATGTCGATTGGTGGGAATCGGCTACGCTCTATCAAATCTATCCACGCTCGTTTATGGATAGTGATGGTGACGGCGTGGGCGATTTGAATGGCATTACCTCACGGCTGCCATTCCTCAAGGAAATAGGCGTGACCGCCACTTGGCTGTCGCCCATCTACGAGTCACCGATGGCCGATATGGGTTACGATATAatcaatttcacaaaaattgagCCACTCTTTGGCACGATGGAGGATTTCGATGCTATGGTGGCGAAAGCGCATGAGTTAggcttgaaaattattctagatTTTGTGCCAAACCATTCGAGTGACGAGTGTGAGTGGTTTCAAAAGTCTATAAGACGTGAGGATGGTTACGATGACTTCTACATATGGGACGATGGTAAGATAGATCCACAAACGGGTGAACGCGTACCACCAAGCAATTGG AATTCGGAGTTCAATGGCCCGGCATGGACTTGGAACGAGCAGCGCCAGCAGTACTATTTTCACTGGTTTCTATCTAAGCAACCGGATTTTAATCTCAGAAGTCCAATGGTGCACCAACATTTAATCGAGATCATGAAATTTTGGCTGGAACGCGGTGTGGACGCTTTTCGTATCGATGCGGTGCCACACTTTTTTGAAAAGCGTTTTGACAATGGCACATACCCAGACGAGCCACCTAGTGGGATGACCAATGACACAAATAGTAACAGGTATTACGACCACATTTACACAAAGGATCAGCCTGAGAATCCCACGATATTGTATGAATGGCGAGAATTTTTAGACGAGTACCAGCGTCAACATGGTGGCGACACACG CGCTATGGTGGCGGAAGCTTATGCAAGTGTCAATATTTTAAGCGACTATATCAACAACGGCACCCACGTCGGTACTCAACTGCCCATGAATTTTAACTTTGTATTTTTAAGAAACACTGCGTCGGCGAGGATGGTTCAACTACTTGCTGACAATTGGATGAATGTAATGTGGACCAAACATAAGGTAGCCAACTGGGTTGTCGGCAATCATGACAACAGCCGGCCGGCGACGCGCATTGGCGAACAACGCGCTGATATGATGACGATTATAGCACACGCTATGCCTGGCACATCCGTTACTTACTAT GGTGATGAAATCGGCATGACTGACTATGATGCGGAATGCACATGGGCCAGTTGCGACTTCCGTGACCCCGAGCGCACGCCAATGCAGTGGGATTCTACGACAAATGCCGGTTTCAGCAAAGGCAACTCAACTTGGTTGCCCGTCaactcaaattacaaaacgCTCAATGTACAGCGACAGCGAGGCATTGCACGTAGCACACTGAATATATACAAGGCCATGACAGCCCTTAAGAAAACGATTGCTTTCAAATCGTTCAAGGAAGAGGGCGGTTTCTCGTATGAGGCTTTGTCAGAGCAAGTCTTTCAAATTATCAG AACTGCTCCGAATATTGAGGAGTATCGTGTACTTGCCAACTTCGGCGGTCAGATGGAATATTTAGATGGTTTGACGAACAAAACTATGGAGTATGTCGTGCTTAACTCTTACTCGCCGCACAGATACGG TGATAAAGTGGATTTGAGCAAACGAATTTATCTAATGCCCTATGAAGCAGTGGTCCTGCGTTGGGTTGCCTGA